A single Hyperolius riggenbachi isolate aHypRig1 chromosome 12, aHypRig1.pri, whole genome shotgun sequence DNA region contains:
- the LOC137541993 gene encoding uncharacterized protein, translated as MHSIRLKEDRPFRERSRRVAPGDLEDLRQHLMELKTAGVIQESRSPYASPIVVVRKKNGSIRMCIDYRTLNQRTIPDQYTTPQIEDALNCLVGSKWFSVLDLRSGYYQIPMDPRDREKTAFITPLGFFEFNDMPQGLSNAPATFQRLMERTVGDMHLLEVLVYLDDIIVFGKTLEEHETRLRKVLNRIEKEGLKLSLDKCKFFQPSVTYVGHVVSAEGIATDPSKVEAVTSWPKPRTITELRSFLGFCSYYRRFVQGFAKTARPLNQLLQSDVDVTEPDEGFKLKNVKGPRGPKECIEDRWTSECDEAFEKLKHCLTHAPVLAYADSTKPYTLHVDASREGLGGVLYQEQDQGLRPVAFISRSLSPTEKNYPAHKLEFLALKWAVVDKLHDYLYGAEFEVQTDNNPLTYIQTTAKLDATGHRWMAALSNYNFSLKYRPGTQNGDADGLSRRPHEDLHPDDEWVEIPAPGVRAMCQFSTVQQRSECWAQNLALPAESLPSSYCNLVTLQASSLPALSNSDLRRDQTEDPLGKLAVTALGKNQVDILRTDVHPMARLLVKEWDRLQIRNGLVYRRAPSAVNSEKWQLLLPQKYKETVLCALHDEHGHLGYDRTLGLVRDRFYWPCMKQDIEDYCRSCLCCIQRKTLPTRAAHLGQLQSGGPLELVCIDFLSIEPDEGGISNVLVVTDHYTRYAQAFPARDQKALTVAKLLVEKFFVHYGLPKRIHSDQGRDFESKLVRELLTLLGVQKSRTTPYHPQGDAQPERFNRTLLDMLGTLSIEKKSHWSRHVATVVHAYNSTKNDATGFSPYFLMFGREARLPVDLTFGVSADDTPVNSHTSYVERLKKGLKQAYELAEISSGQRHQQNKARYDKKVKVHDLQPGDRVLLRNVGFQGKHKLANRWGSDPYIICSQLPNIPVYQVRPEGKEGPTKTWHRKSNSRRSKRLQRRGGATQLAEEPVTTFDGEEDSDSEWGINGLFYDSVHNNPIESDLNANALEFIPCQIDQSKTDICIDGSSALNEQQNESFPLPTMDNDLLFAVNPSVGDSRVTPELEDVTTTEIKCVNDAPPVEACSPVNTSELRPPRQIRPPQRLTYDTMGNSTQEPVSTAHRGIYAHVPFALCSKGDTLPTIMCVDDAPWWNVPFDYSTNVHTIKTKKMDSKSVTEWCQTCRVDLDKALALIVPSTKLSRRQLYDLMEDIIPGEHCLIRDIKVNRDTEEERTDVLLQWETPVSALDFPEDFEFGKEGLKARLVRTEFSPENKSVDANDMVTTSELVQALTEVMSKCATLGQESLASEYRKLKFFSGTQPTPNGEEEFEPWLDQVLQVIEEWSVSEAVKKQRVAESLKGAAAEVIRNLRLSKRDCSGRDYLNALQDVFGRTETVEELQYKFTHTYQMEGEKLSQYIRRLDRILHQLMLKKGIDSDQVDQKRLQQIFQGALPLDPIMIKMRAQTKQTTLMYHQLVKAVREEEAVLEERSTAQVQTGAMVHSAVSFEASQIQSQVATLADSITQIVKTVEGLQKTVKTLAEEKQTDAASAGKLQRASVKEPTVCPSSKRSINNTMKERIPASNSSPIFTSDDRRRTQPDLRPSEQFRVSPIKPAPLKETAKASRRPSTAHQHANCKAVERTRNEKLPAGLIGPSPLVPIKIEGIYSKALLDTGAQVTILFRDFYQKHLKHLPLQRLEDLEIWGLSDTKFPYDGYVSLKLEFPTPVVGISEEVDTLAVVCPRPKEKGEAAMLVGTNTDFIRRLLRLQLAENCPSLHPFLKPVYYALKKEKINQKEEIGHVWSPPGREYVIQPGRITCLRAKVRMCGKAVTSHFMMEMGSEVELPPGLELIPEVWPADKLKHPHDTLPVGLKNKGSTPIILRSQVRLGNVYAATPLSPKWVARIKEMLKQKKNCFSTSEYDIGRSKSEMHSIRLKEDRPFRERSRRVAPGDLEDLRQHLMELKTAGVIQESRSPYASPIVVVRKKNGSIRMCIDYRTLNQRTIPDQYTTPRIEDALNCLVGSKWFSVLDLRSGYYQIPMDPRDREKTAFITPLGFFEFNDMPQGLSNAPATFQRLMERTVGDMHLLEVLVYLDDIIVFGKTLEEHETRLRKVLNRIEKEGLKLSLDKCKFFQPSVTYVGHVVSAEGIATDPSKVEAVTSWPKPRTITELRSFLGFCSYYRRFVQGFAKTARPLNQLLQSDVDVTEPDEGFKLKNVKGPRGPKECIEDRWTSECDEAFEKLKHCLTHAPVLAYADSTKPYTLHVDASREGLGGVLYQEQDQGLRPVAFISRSLSPTEKNYPAHKLEFLALKWAVVDKLHDYLYGAEFEVQTDNNPLTYIQTTAKLDATGHRWMAALSNYNFSLKYRPGTQNGDADGLSRRPHEDLHPDDEWVEIPAPGVRAMCQFSTVQQRSECWAQNLALPAESLPSSYCNLVTLQASSLPALSNSDLRRDQTEDPLGKLAVTALGKNQVDILRTDVHPMARLLVKEWDRLQIRNGLVYRRAPSAVNSEK; from the exons ATGCATAGCATCAGGCTGAAGGAAGATCGGCCCTTTAGGGAACGCTCAAGAAGAGTTGCTCCAGGAGATCTGGAGGACCTGCGACAGCACTTGATGGAATTGAAAACCGCTGGGGTGATTCAGGAGTCCAGAAGCCCTTATGCCTCCCCCATTGTGGttgtcaggaaaaaaaatggatcAATACGCATGTGCATTGACTACCGCACTTTGAATCAGCGAACCATCCCTGATCAATACACCACCCCACAGATAGAGGATGCACTTAATTGTTTGGTGGGCAGCAAATGGTTCAGCGTGTTAGATCTGAGGAGTGGATACTACCAAATTCCAATGGACCCTAGAGACAGAGAAAAGACTGCGTTCATCACTCCTCTGGGGTTCTTCGAGTTTAATGACATGCCTCAAGGTCTATCAAATGCTCCAGCAACTTTTCAGCGGCTCATGGAAAGAACAGTTGGAGATATGCATCTTCTTGAAGTACTTGTCTACCTGGATGACATCATTGTCTTCGGGAAAACATTAGAAGAGCATGAGACAAGGCTAAGGAAAGTGTTGAATAGGATTGAAAAAGAAGGATTGAAACTATCCTTGGACAAATGCAAGTTTTTCCAGCCTTCAGTGACATATGTCGGACATGTGGTGTCTGCAGAGGGTATAGCAACAGATCCCAGCAAAGTTGAAGCAGTGACATCTTGGCCTAAGCCCCGTACCATCACAGAGTTGCGCTCATTTCTTGGGTTCTGCAGCTATTACAGAAGATTTGTACAAGGGTTTGCCAAGACAGCCCGTCCACTAAACCAACTGCTTCAAAGTGATGTGGATGTCACTGAACCGGATGAAGGCTTCAAGTTGAAGAACGTGAAGGGACCAAGAGGGCCTAAAGAGTGTATTGAGGACCGCTGGACCTCTGAGTGTGATGAAGCATTTGAAAAGCTCAAGCATTGTCTTACCCATGCTCCAGTGCTAGCCTATGCTGACTCAACTAAACCCTATACACTCCATGTAGATGCTAGCAGAGAAGGTCTGGGAGGAGTTCTCTATCAGGAGCAAGATCAGGGGTTAAGGCCTGTGGCTTTCATTAGCCGAAGTTTATCTCCAACTGAAAAGAACTATCCAGCCCACAAATTGGAATTTCTTGCCCTGAAATGGGCTGTAGTGGACAAACTGCATGACTACCTTTATGGAGCTGAGTTCGAAGTTCAGACTGACAATAATCCtttgacatacatacagactACTGCAAAGTTGGATGCCACTGGACACAGATGGATGGCTGCCCTGTCTAACTACAATTTCAGTCTGAAGTACCGTCCAGGCACCCAGAATGGAGATGCTGATGGTCTATCCCGTAGACCTCATGAAGACTTACACCCTGATGATGAATGGGTAGAAATACCTGCACCAGGAGTGAGAGCTATGTGCCAATTTTCAACAGTCCAGCAGAGAAGTGAATGTTGGGCCCAGAACCTAGCGCTACCAGCCGAAAGCCTACCTTCATCCTATTGCAATCTAGTCACTCTGCAGGCTTCTTCATTACCAGCGTTGAGCAACAGTGATCTCAGAAGAGATCAGACGGAAGATCCTTTAGGAAAATTAGCAGTGACAGCCTTAGGGAAGAATCAAGTTGACATTCTTCGTACAGATGTTCACCCAATGGCAAGGCTATTGGTCAAAGAGTGGGACCGGCTTCAGATACGAAATGGACTTGTATACAGAAGGGCTCCAAGTGCCGTCAacagtgaaaaatggcagttaTTACTTCCTCAGAAATACAAGGAGACAGTACTTTGTGCATTGCATGATGAACATGGCCATCTGGGTTATGACAGAACTTTGGGGCTCGTGAGAGACAGATTTTATTGGCCATGTATGAAGCAAGACATAGAGGACTATTGCCGTTCCTGTTTGTGCTGTATTCAAAGAAAGACTTTGCCCACAAGAGCTGCTCACTTGGGACAGTTACAGAGTGGAGGACCACTAGAACTTGTATGCATAGACTTTCTCAGTATTGAACCTGACGAAGGGGGAATCAGCAACGTGTTGGTTGTGACAGACCATTATACAAGATACGCTCAGGCATTTCCTGCTCGTGATCAGAAAGCCCTCACAGTTGCTAAACTGCTTGTTGAAAAGTTCTTTGTTCATTATGGACTACCAAAGAGAATTCATTCTGACCAGGGGCGTGATTTTGAGAGCAAGCTTGTAAGAGAACTACTGACACTTTTGGGAGTGCAGAAGAGTCGCACCACCCCATATCATCCACAAGGGGATGCCCAGCCCGAACGCTTCAACAGGACTTTACTTGACATGCTGGGGACTTTGTCTATTGAAAAAAAGAGTCATTGGAGTAGACATGTGGCCACAGTGGTGCATGCCTATAACAGCACAAAAAATGATGCCACAGGATTCTCACCTTACTTTTTAATGTTTGGCCGAGAAGCTCGTCTCCCTGTTGATCTGACATTTGGAGTTTCTGCTGATGACACCCCGGTGAACTCTCACACCAGCTATGTGGAGAGACTCAAGAAAGGCCTTAAGCAAGCTTATGAGTTGGCTGAAATCTCTTCAGGACAGAGACATCAACAGAATAAGGCCCGCTATGACAAGAAAGTGAAAGTACATGATCTTCAACCAGGGGACCGAGTTCTTTTGAGGAATGTGGGCTTTCAAGGCAAGCACAAATTAGCAAATCGTTGGGGCTCTGATCCCTACATCatctgttcccaactgccaaacaTTCCAGTCTACCAAGTCCGCCCTGAAGGGAAGGAAGGGCCAACCAAGACTTGGCATC GAAAATCAAATTCCAGGCGATCCAAAAGATTGCAGAGAAGAGGAGGGGCTACCCAGTTAGCTGAAGAACCAGTGACCACCTTtgatggagaagaagacagtgatagTGAATGGGGTATAAATGGACTTTTctatgatagtgtgcacaacaacCCCATTGAAAGTGATCTGAATGCTAATGCTCTAGAGTTCATCCCTTGTCAAATTGACCAATCCAAAACAGACATCTGTATAGATGGTTCTTCGGCTCTGAACGAACAACAAAATGAGAGTTTTCCCCTGCCTACTATGGACAATGACCTCTTGTTTGCAGTTAATCCAAGTGTAGGTGACTCCCGGGTCACTCCAGAACTAGAGGATGTGACTACTACAGAAATAAAGTGTGTCAATGATGCACCACCTGTTGAAGCATGCTCCCCGGTCAACACCTCTGAACTAAGGCCACCCAGACAGATTAGGCCTCCACAGAGACTCACATATGACACTATGGGAAATAGTACTCAAGAGCCTGTGAGCACTGCACATCGAGGAATCTACGCCCATGTTCCCTTTGCCCTTTGCTCCAAAGGTGACACCCTCCCCACAATAATGTGTGTTGATGATGCTCCATGGTGGAATGTCCCATTTGACTACAGCACTAATGTTCA CACaataaagacaaaaaaaatggACTCAAAATCAGTCACTGAGTGGTGTCAGACCTGTAGAGTGGACTTAGACAAAGCACTGGCATTGATAGTCCCTAGTACTAAATTATCCCGCCGTCAGCTTTATGATTTGATGGAAGACATTATCCCAGGAGAACATTGTCTAATTAGAGATATAAAAGTTAATAGGGACACAGAAGAGGAGAGGACAGATGTTCTGCTTCAGTGGGAGACACCAGTGTCAGCGTTAGATTTCCCTGaggactttgaatttgggaaagaggGACTTAAAGCTAGATTGGTCCGAACAGAGTTTTCGCCTGAAAACAAGTCAGTAGATGCAAATGATATGGTCACCACCTCTGAGTTAGTACAAGCTTTGACCGAAGTAATGAGTAAATGTGCGACTCTGGGCCAGGAATCTTTAGCATCTGAATACCGAAAATTAAAGTTCTTTTCAGGGACTCAGCCCACACCAAATGGGGAGGAGGAGTTTGAACCCTGGCTGGATCAAGTACTTCAAGTAATAGAAGAATGGAGTGTTTCGGAAGCTGTTAAGAAACAGCGAGTGGCTGAAAGTCTCAAAGGGGCGGCcgcagaagtgatcagaaatctaagattgagcaaaagggactgCTCAGGTAGAGACTACCTGAACGCTTTACAAGACGTTTTTGGCCGAACTGAGACAGTGGAAGAGCTTCAATACAAGTTCACTCATACCTATCAGATGGAGGGGGAGAAATTGTCCCAGTATATTAGGCGGTTGGATCGAATACTTCATCAACTAATGCTCAAGAAGGGGATAGACTCAGACCAAGTAGATCAGAAAAGACTTCAGCAGATATTTCAGGGTGCATTACCCCTAGATCCCATCATGATAAAGATGCGGGCACAAACAAAACAGACAACTTTAATGTATCATCAGTTGGTGAAAGCTGTCAGAGAGGAAGAAGCAGTGTTGGAAGAAAGGAGCACTGCTCAGGTACAAACAGGAGCAATGGTTCACAGTGCCGTTAGTTTCGAAGCATCACAGATACAGTCACAAGTAGCTACACTAGCAGATTCAATAACACAGATTGTCAAGACAGTAGAGGGGCTGCAGAAGACAGTCAAGACACTAGCAGAAGAGAAGCAAACAGATGCAGCATCTGCAG GGAAACTTCAGAGGGCCTCAGTGAAGGAGCCAACTGTGTGCCCAAGTTCAAAGCGCTCCATAAATAACACCATGAAGGAAAGAATCCCTGCCTCGAATTCTTCAcccattttcacttcagatgaCAGAAGACGAACACAGCCAGACCTACGCCCTTCAGAGCAGTTCAGAGTCTCACCCATCAAGCCTGCTCCATTGAAAGAGACAGCAAAAGCTTCAAGACGACCATCTACCGCTCATCAGCATGCCAACTGTAAGGCAGTGGAAAGAACAAGGAATGAGAAGCTGCCAGCTGGTCTAATTGGGCCTTCCCCCCTAGTGCCAATTAAGATAGAAGGAATCTATAGCAAGGCTTTGTTGGACACTGGGGCTCAAGTTACTATTTTATTCAGAGACTTTTATCAGAAGCACCTGAAACACTTGCCACTACAAAGACTGGAAGATCTGGAGATCTGGGGACTGAGCGACACAAAGTTCCCATATGATGGCTATGTCTCACTCAAGTTAGAGTTCCCTACCCCAGTGGTGGGGATCAGCGAAGAAGTTGACACTCTAGCTGTTGTGTGCCCAAGACCTAaagagaagggagaagctgccATGTTGGTTGGGACAAATACAGACTTTATTCGGAGATTGTTGAGACTGCAATTGGCTGAGAACTGTCCCTCGCTTCACCCATTCTTAAAACCAGTGTACTATGCTTTGAAAAAAGAGAAGATCAACCAAAAAGAAGAGATTGGGCATGTCTGGTCTCCTCCTGGGAGAGAATATGTCATTCAACCGGGAAGAATAACCTGTCTAAGGGCAAAAGTGAGGATGTGTGGAAAGGCAGTTACTTCCCACTTCATGATGGAAATGGGCTCAGAAGTAGAATTGCCACCTGGTCTGGAGTTAATACCAGAGGTCTGGCCAGCCGACAAATTGAAACACCCACATGATACcttgccagtggggttgaagaacAAAGGGAGCACACCCATTATTCTTCGCTCCCAAGTCCGTCTGGGAAATGTATATGCTGCCACACCTTTGTCTCCAA AATGGGTGGCTCGAATTAAAGAGatgctgaagcaaaaaaaaaactgtttttctaCAAGTGAATATGACATAGGTCGTTCTAAGAGTGAAATGCATAGCATCAGGCTGAAGGAAGATCGGCCCTTTAGGGAACGCTCAAGAAGAGTTGCTCCAGGAGATCTGGAGGACCTGCGACAGCACTTGATGGAATTGAAAACCGCTGGGGTGATTCAGGAGTCCAGAAGCCCTTATGCCTCCCCCATTGTGGttgtcaggaaaaaaaatggatcAATACGCATGTGCATTGACTACCGCACTTTGAATCAGCGAACCATCCCTGATCAATACACCACCCCACGGATAGAGGATGCACTTAATTGTTTGGTGGGCAGCAAATGGTTCAGCGTGTTAGATCTGAGGAGTGGATACTACCAAATTCCAATGGACCCTAGAGACAGAGAAAAGACTGCGTTCATCACTCCTCTGGGGTTCTTCGAGTTTAATGACATGCCTCAAGGTCTATCAAATGCTCCAGCAACTTTTCAGCGGCTCATGGAAAGAACAGTTGGAGATATGCATCTTCTTGAAGTACTTGTCTACCTGGATGACATCATTGTCTTCGGGAAAACATTAGAAGAGCATGAGACAAGGCTAAGGAAAGTGTTGAATAGGATTGAAAAAGAAGGATTGAAACTATCCTTGGACAAATGCAAGTTTTTCCAGCCTTCAGTGACATATGTCGGACATGTGGTGTCTGCAGAGGGTATAGCAACAGATCCCAGCAAAGTTGAAGCAGTGACATCTTGGCCTAAGCCCCGTACCATCACAGAGTTGCGCTCATTTCTTGGGTTCTGCAGCTATTACAGAAGATTTGTACAAGGGTTTGCCAAGACAGCCCGTCCACTAAACCAACTGCTTCAAAGTGATGTGGATGTCACTGAACCGGATGAAGGCTTCAAGTTGAAGAACGTGAAGGGACCAAGAGGGCCTAAAGAGTGTATTGAGGACCGCTGGACCTCTGAGTGTGATGAAGCATTTGAAAAGCTCAAGCATTGTCTTACCCATGCTCCAGTGCTAGCCTATGCTGACTCAACTAAACCCTATACACTCCATGTAGATGCTAGCAGAGAAGGTCTGGGAGGAGTTCTCTATCAGGAGCAAGATCAGGGGTTAAGGCCTGTGGCTTTCATTAGCCGAAGTTTATCTCCAACTGAAAAGAACTATCCAGCCCACAAATTGGAATTTCTTGCCCTGAAATGGGCTGTAGTGGACAAACTGCATGACTACCTTTATGGAGCTGAGTTCGAAGTTCAGACTGACAATAATCCtttgacatacatacagactACTGCAAAGTTGGATGCCACTGGACACAGATGGATGGCTGCCCTGTCTAACTACAATTTCAGTCTGAAGTACCGTCCAGGCACCCAGAATGGAGATGCTGATGGTCTATCCCGTAGACCTCATGAAGACTTACACCCTGATGATGAATGGGTAGAAATACCTGCACCAGGAGTGAGAGCTATGTGCCAATTTTCAACAGTCCAGCAGAGAAGTGAATGTTGGGCCCAGAACCTAGCGCTACCAGCCGAAAGCCTACCTTCATCCTATTGCAATCTAGTCACTCTGCAGGCTTCTTCATTACCAGCGTTGAGCAACAGTGATCTCAGAAGAGATCAGACGGAAGATCCTTTAGGAAAATTAGCAGTGACAGCCTTAGGGAAGAATCAAGTTGACATTCTTCGTACAGATGTTCACCCAATGGCAAGGCTATTGGTCAAAGAGTGGGACCGGCTTCAGATACGAAATGGACTTGTATACAGAAGGGCTCCAAGTGCCGTCAACAGTGAAAAATAG